In Luteitalea sp., the genomic stretch TGAACGCGATCTCGTCGACGTGCTGCCCGATGTTCGGAAACACCTCCGAGATCAGCTTGCCGGACTGCCCGAACCGCTTGAACTCGAACGGGCTTGGCATCAGTGGCCCCGGGTAGCCCTGCCGCACGTGAATGTCGCCGTGCACCTTGTCGTCAAGCGGCGTGCCCGCATACTTCGTCAGCTGCGGCTTGTAGTCCCAGAGATCGATGGCGCTGGGACCGCCGGTCATGAAAAGCGAAATCACCGCTTTCGCGCGAGGCTTGAAATGCGGTGGCTTTAACGCGTACGGGTTGTCGCCAAGCGGCTTCGCCGAGCACGCTTCAGACAGGTCTGCCGCAGCCTAACGCTCGGGCAGGACCCTGCGGGCGGAGCTCGGTTCCTCTTTCGCCCGATCGTTTTGCGAACCCGGCCGCTG encodes the following:
- a CDS encoding DUF1501 domain-containing protein, with amino-acid sequence MSEACSAKPLGDNPYALKPPHFKPRAKAVISLFMTGGPSAIDLWDYKPQLTKYAGTPLDDKVHGDIHVRQGYPGPLMPSPFEFKRFGQSGKLISEVFPNIGQHVDEIAFIHSVYGKSNDHVQAHYEMQSGHIRVGFPAAGSWITYGLGTESTSLPAFVVINDPRGGPIGGPTNWSAGFRPRSDLYCVLQN